The DNA window AAATATTTCAAAAGCCTTTTGTCCTGTAACTTGTGCATAAAGTTTATTATCCTTTTTAATAATATCTAAATTTGCATTAGATATAAAATTATACTTTCCTACATAATTGTCATATAAATCTTTATCTTTTATTTCAATCTCCTTTAATATTTCTGGCATTTCATAATCTTCATTAAACGTTATTTTAGTTAAATTATCTGTTAAAGCCGTAAGATCACAATAACCATTATTTGTTAAAATTGTAATAGTAAGATCTTCATCAATATATCTAGCTATATTTGCAGTAAATCCAAAAGTATTACCTCCGTGCAAAATTTCTTTTCCTATAGCTGTATCTGCTATCATCCATCCGTAACCATAGCTCGCTGTTTCATACATAGGTATATGTTCTTTAAATATCTGATCTAAGGTTTGCTGCTTAACTAGTTTTTCTGTTTTTAAAGCACTATCCCATCTATATAAATCTTCAACTGTAGAATACATACTTCCTGCTCCAAAGGTTTGGCTCAATACAAGTTTATCGTCTATAGGGGCTACTTCTAAGAATCCTGTATAACTTGTTGCACCAGAAAACTCATTATTCTCACCATAACATATGCCTGTATTTACCATATGGAGAGGTGTAAATATATTCTCTTGTAAATAATTTTCTAAAGATTCACCAGTCACCTTTTCAACTATTATACCAAGTAAAGTAAAGTTAGTATTGCTGTATCTAAACTCTTCACCCGGTTTAAATTCTAAAGGCATATCTTTTATAAGATTAATACAAACCATAGGATCTTTATTATCAGTATTTAATTCTAAGAATCCTTTTACTTCAGTAAAATTCTTAAGTCCAGATGTCTGAGATAACAAATTGTGGATAGTAATAATGTCGCCATTTGGAAAATCAGATAGATATTTAGAAACCTTGTCCTCTACATTTATTAACCCCTTCTCACAAAGCTGCATAACTGCCATTGCTGTAAATTGCTTTGTCACTGAACCTATTGCAAATTTAGTTTGAGGTTTATTCATAATATTTTGCTTAAAATCTGCAAAGCCATAACCTTGATCAAGAAGTACTTTTCCATCTTTAGCAACTAATACACTTCCATGAAAGTTGCGATTTTTAACTAGAGCTTTCATATAAGAATCTAACTCATTTTGAATTGTTTCATCATCTGACTTTGCAAAGAAAGGTTCCGTATTTTCTTTAGACTTATTTATTTTTAAAATCTGCTTTTCATTATTGTATTCTACAATTAAATTTAAAACATTACTAAATAATTCAACAGGTACAAAGGTCTTATCCTCTTTAATAACAGGACTTGTATTCATAATTAATTCTTTTCCATTTTCTATTACATTAGAGTCTCCAACCCTTAGTTTAATAACATCTAAATCCTTCGAAAGCTTTATACTTTGATCTTCACCATTCCAAGTAACTAAATAACCTAACTGTTCAACAAGGTCACGTAATGGGCACATTATGTGACCTTCATCATTTATGTATATTTCCTCTTTGAGAGAAATTGCTGTATCATTCAATACAACACTAGTCATTGATTGAGCTAAGCTTATTGTAGCAGGCATACCCAACACTAAACTAATAGCCAAAATTATTGACACCATCTTCTTTAACATATTTTATTCCTCCTAAAAATAATATCTCTATCGCAATATGTACATCATCACATAATCATATAATATTTATATTAATATTTCAACTTATTAAATATTACTATACCATAACTTTTAGCTAATATATAACATTAATCCTAAAATGTATCACAAAAAAAGCTAGCAATTAACTTGTTCATGAATTATGCTAACCATTAAGTACACTTCCAAAAACTTTACTTATATCTCATTTTGTTATCCTTTTCCTTTTTGTAATAATTTTTTTATATTTCCAGCTATCAAAAGAAGCACAGGAACTATTACAATAAATATAAAAGCAAAATATATCCATACTTCAAATATCCACTCATTAAATTCTATTACACTGTCAAAACTAAATATAACAAAATTTAGAGACAATGCTCCAACAGGAATTACTAAGTTTTTATAATTATTTAATTCTAAAAGCTTCTCAATACACATACATGTTGCAAGTAAATATATACTTACTTTTGCAAATATACCTATTAGAAAAGTTATCGCTGCTAAAATTTCTAACCTCTGT is part of the Abyssisolibacter fermentans genome and encodes:
- a CDS encoding serine hydrolase, which encodes MLKKMVSIILAISLVLGMPATISLAQSMTSVVLNDTAISLKEEIYINDEGHIMCPLRDLVEQLGYLVTWNGEDQSIKLSKDLDVIKLRVGDSNVIENGKELIMNTSPVIKEDKTFVPVELFSNVLNLIVEYNNEKQILKINKSKENTEPFFAKSDDETIQNELDSYMKALVKNRNFHGSVLVAKDGKVLLDQGYGFADFKQNIMNKPQTKFAIGSVTKQFTAMAVMQLCEKGLINVEDKVSKYLSDFPNGDIITIHNLLSQTSGLKNFTEVKGFLELNTDNKDPMVCINLIKDMPLEFKPGEEFRYSNTNFTLLGIIVEKVTGESLENYLQENIFTPLHMVNTGICYGENNEFSGATSYTGFLEVAPIDDKLVLSQTFGAGSMYSTVEDLYRWDSALKTEKLVKQQTLDQIFKEHIPMYETASYGYGWMIADTAIGKEILHGGNTFGFTANIARYIDEDLTITILTNNGYCDLTALTDNLTKITFNEDYEMPEILKEIEIKDKDLYDNYVGKYNFISNANLDIIKKDNKLYAQVTGQKAFEIFPQTNNKFFAKELEVTIEFVNNDKDEVTELKFKQLGIEFVCKRVDDTAKDSTIITVDSSIYDEYVGEYELTKDIIFTISNEDDHIYAKLTRQDKYEIFPISESEYIYKVIDAKITFEKDDNNKVTKLILNQNGQEMPASKIK